GAGACAGTCGGCGCACCGGGCCGAATCGTCCATAATTCGCGCCCATGACCTGCCTGAGCCGGACACACCCGAGGGTGATACCGCGTTCCGCGCCCGACTCCGAATTCAACCTTAGGTAAACGAACATGGACCAACTGCCGAGCTTCGACCGCGCTCTGGTCGAGAAATACGACCGTCCAGGTCCGCGCTACACCTCCTACCCCACGGCCCCACAGTTCCACCAGGCCTTCGCCCAGGATGATTACCGTGCCGCCGCTGCACGCAGCAATCAGGCACAGACGCCCAAGCCGCTATCGGTGTACATCCACATTCCGTTCTGCAAGAGCCTTTGCTACTACTGCGCCTGCAACAAGATCATCACCCACAAGACCGAACGCGCCGTCGAGTACCTCGAGTACCTCAAGCGCGAAATCGCCATGCAGGGCGAACTGTTCGATCGTTCGCGCAAGCTCACGCAGCTACACCTTGGCGGTGGCACACCCACCTACTTCACCAGCGAACAGCTGGCCGACCTGATGGCGAGCCTGCATCAGGCCTTCAATATGGATGACAGCGACAGCCACGAGTTCTCGCTGGAAGTCGACCCGCGCACCGTTACGCCCGAGCAGATCCACGGTCTGCGCAAGCTGGGCTTCAACCGCCTGAGCTTCGGTGTGCAGGATTTCGATGAGCAGGTGCAGATCGCCGTCAACCGCATCCAGACCGAAGAACAGACCCGCGAGCTGGTTCAGGCTGCCCGCGACGCGCAGTTCAAGTCCATCAGCGTCGACCTGATCTATGGCCTGCCGCTGCAGACGGTCGCCAGCTTCAACACCACACTGGACAAGATCATCGATATTCGCCCGGACCGCATCGCCGCTTACAGCTATGCGCATCTGCCGGAGTTGGTGAGAGCGCAGAAGCTGATCCGCCCCGAGGACATGCCGCCGCCGGAGCGCAAGCTCGAGCTGCTGGAGCTGACCATCCAGCGCCTTACCGCCGCCGGCTACATCTATATCGGCATGGATCACTTCTCGCTGCCCGATGACGAACTGGCCCTGGCCCGCGCCAATGGCACGCTGCAGCGCAACTTCCAGGGTTACTCGACCCACGCCGATTGCGACCTGATCGGGCTGGGCATTTCCTCCATCGGCAAGGTCGCCGACAGCTACAGCCAGAACGTCAAGGAACTCTCGCAGTATTACGCACGCCTCAACGAAGGCATGCTGCCGGTGCAGCGCGGGTACAAGCTGAGCGACGATGACTGCCTGCGCCGTGACGTCATCGTGTCGCTGATGTGCCACAGTCGCGTCGACTACCACCAGATCGAACAGAAACATGGCATCGATTTCCGGGAATACTTCGCCGATTCGCTGGCGAAGCTCGCCGAACCGGTTGCCGATGGCCTGGTCGAGCTGCACGACGATGCGCTGATCCTGTTGCCGCAAGGGCAGCTGATGATGCGCAATGTCGCCATGGCCTTCGATGCCTACCTCGGCGGCGAGCAACGCGGGCGTTTTTCGCGCACGGTCTGACCGCGCTAGCGGCTTCACAGCGGGCGGCGCCAGCCGCCTGCTGTCTTACGCGAGGCTTCCGCTGATCACCGGGCAATTGCCAAACGCCGCTCAAACTGTATAAATAACCAGTCTTTGAGCGGGCCGCGCGCGCCCCCAGCTGCAGCGGATGTGCAATGCGTCAGGCCCTGGAAAATCCCTTCTACTACCTTGAAAACTTCCGACAGGTTCTGGCCTGGGTGAGCCGTCACCACAGTGATCTGCTGGATGAAACCGAGCTGGCGTTTATCGAACGTTTCGCCCTGCTGCCGCAGCCTTCCCAGGCACTGTTGGTACGCATGGTCATGCGCAAGGGCATGCTGTTTCGGGCAAGCAAGCTGCGCTATCCGGAGATTGGCTGCTCGCGTCGCGCGGTCGAGCCATTGATCGATCAGGGGTGGGTCGATGCCTCTTCGGCCCTGACGCTCGAGCAGCTGTTCGCTTTGTTGACCAAAGGCGAGCTGCTGCAGGTGTTCGGGGCATCTGCATCAGCCAGCCTGCGCAAGGCCGAGCTGCTGGATAACCTGCGTGCCGGTCACCAGATGGCCAAGCCGTTTCAGGCGTGGTGCAGCCAGATCGAAGACGCCGTATTTGCCTTATGCATCGACGATCTCTGTGAGCGCCTGCGTTTGCTGTTCTTCGGCAACATCCATCAGGACTGGTCCGAATTCGTTCTGGCCGACCTCGGCATCTATCGTTACGAGCAGGTCGTCTTCTCGCCCAGCTCCCGCGCCTTCAACTGCCGCACCGAGCTGGATGCCTATCTGCATCTGCATCGTTGCCGCGAGCGTTTCGATAGCGGCGAGCCGTTGAGCGACGTGCTGGCCGACGTGCCCGATGCGCCCTATACCAACGCCTGGCTGGAAAGCCGCCGCGGCAAGTTATTGCTACGCATCGGGCAGCAGTTCGAGCGCATCGGTGACCTGACAGAGGCCCTGCGTCTGCATGCCTCCAATAGCTATCCCGGAGCCCGCGAGCGAGCGATTCGTGTGCTCGAACGCTGTGGCCAGCCTGCAGCAGCGCTGAAGCTGCTGCACCAGGCACAGGCTGCACCGCAGAGTGAGCACGAACTGCAGCAACTGCAGCGAATCAAACCGCGCCTGCAACGCAGTCTGGGTATTCCCACAGATCGCTTAGGCAGTCGTAAACCGGAGCAGCTCGACCTGATCCTGCCCCGCGCCGGCGTTAGCGTCGAGCACGCGGTGCGCGAGCACCTGTCGAGGCCAGACGCCCCCGTCTACTACGTCGAGAATGCCCTGGTCGGTTCGTTGTTCGGTCTGCTTTGCTGGGACGCGATCTTCGCACCACTGCCGGGGGCGTTCTTCCACCCCTTTCACTGGGCACCGGCCGATCTGAATCGTGCGGATTTCCATCAACGGCGTGCCGACCTGTTTGCCGCGTGCCTGGCCTGTCTCGACACTGACGACTACCGCGACTGCATCTGGCGCACCTTCCAGGCAAAGCTCGGCATTCACAACGCGTTCGTCGCCTGGGGGCTGCTCGACGAGGAACTGCTGGCCTATGCCCTGGCATGCATTCCCGCCACGCATCTGAAGCTGATGTTCCAGCGCATCCTTGCCGATGTTTGCGGCAATCGTACTGGCCTGCCGGACCTTATCCAGCTGTGGCCCGAAGAGCGCCGCTATCGGATGATCGAGGTCAAAGGCCCGGGCGATCGCCTGCAGGACAACCAGAAGCGCTGGATCGATTACGCCCATCAGCACGGTCTGCCTATCGCGGTCTGCCATGTGCAATGGGCCGAGGTCATGGCGTGAGCTATCGGGTCGCGGTGCGCGCGCTCTGCGAGTTCACCGCCAAGGTTGGCGATCTGGACCTGCGCTTCACGCCCTCGCCCACCGCGCTGGAAGGCATCGCCGGCCACGCCCAGGTCACCGCCAGGCGCGGCGAGGGCTACGAGCGTGAAGTGGCCCTGGAGGGCCGATACGGAGAGCTCATGGTGCGCGGCCGTGCCGATGGCTACGACCCTGCGCGGAACCGCTTGGAGGAAATCAAGACCTTTCGCGGTGATCTGGAACGCCAGCCGGCCAACCATCGGCAGTTACACTGGGCGCAGGCGAAGATCTACGGCTGGCTATTGTGTCAGACACGCCAGCTCGATGAGCTCGAGCTGGCATTGGTCTATTTCGACGTCGCCAGCCACAAGGAAACCCTCATCATCGAACACCACGGGGCGCAGAGCCTGCGCCTTTTTTTCGAAACCCAGTGCCAGGCGTTCATCGATTGGGCCGAACAGGAACTCGCCCATCGCGACGCTCGCAATCGGGCGCTCACCGCGCTGCGCTTTCCTCATGCCGGTTTCCGCAGCGGCCAGCGGCAACTCGCCGAGGCGGTTTACAAGGCGGCCTGCACCGGCACTACGCTGATGGCGCAAGCACCGACCGGTATCGGCAAGACCCTGGGCACGCTGTTTCCGCAACTCAAGGCCTTCCCCGGCCAGCAGCTCGACAAACTGTTCTTTCTCGCGGCGAAGACCTCCGGCCGGCGCCTGGCGCTGGATGCACTGCAAACGCTGCAGCGCAACGGCGCGGGTGAGTTGCGTGTGCTCGAACTGATCGCGCGTGACAAGGCCTGCGAGCACCCGGACAAGGCCTGTCACGGCGAATCCTGCCCGTTGGCGAAAGGCTTCTATGATCGTTTGCCCGCGGCCCGAGCGGCGGCACTGCAGCACGGCATGCTCGATCAAGCGGCATTGCGTGGGGTCGCCCTCACCCATCAAGTCTGCCCCTACTACCTCAGCCAGGAGCTGGCGCGCTGGGCGGACGCGGTGGTCGGCGACTACAACTACTATTTCGACATCAGCGCCCTGCTCTACGGCCTGACGCTCAACAACGACTGGCGTATCAGCGTACTGGTGGACGAAGCGCACAATCTCCTTGAACGCGCACGCGGTATGTATAGCGCGGCGCTCGATCAGCGAGCCTTCGCCGGTCTCGGCAGCAAGGCGCCGGCGCCCTTGAAACGCCCGCTGGGCCGAGTACAGCGCTGCTGGAACGACCTGCATCGTGAGCAGCTGGCGGATTATCAGGTGCAGCCCGAACTGCCGCTCAAGCTGCTCGGTGCCCTGCAACAGGCTGTCAGTGCCATCACCGATTACCTGGGCGAGCAGCCCGGCGGGCTGGACGCGGAGCTGCAACGTGCCTATTTCGATGCCATGCATTTCTGCCGGGTCGCCGAACTGTTCGGCGAGCATTCGTTGTTCGATATCAGTCTGTTACCCGTAACTGGCCGCAGCAAGGCCAGGCGTTCGATCCTGTGCCTGCGCAATGTGGTTCCAGCCCCCTTCCTCGCGCCACGGTTGAAACAGGCTCGTTCGACGGTGCTGTTCTCTGCCACGCTGAACCCGCGCCGGTTCCATGCCGATATGCTAGGGCTGCCCACGGGCAGCGCCTGGACCGAGGTCGAATCGCCGTTCCAGGCCAATCAGCTGCGAGTGTGCCTGGCCGAGCATGTCTCGACCCGCTATCAGCACCGCCAAGCCTCACTGGGCGCTGTGGTCGAGCTCGTCGCCCGGCAGTACCGCGAGCGTCCCGGCAACTACCTGGCCTTCTTCAGCAGCTTCGATTACCTGCAACAGGTGACAGCCCTGCTGCGCGAGCAGTATCCGGACGTGCCCTTTTGGGAGCAAACCCGCGGCATGCAGGAAGCAGCCCGCAGCGCATTTCTCGACCGTTTCACCGAGTACAGCAAGGGCATCGGTTTTGCCGTGCTTGGCGGCGCATTCGCCGAAGGCATCGACCTGCCAGGCAACCGCTTGATCGGCGCCTTTATCGCCACCCTTGGCCTGCCACAGGTCAATCCGGTCAACGAGCAGTTCAAGACACGCCTGGACCAGCTGTTCGGCCGCGGCCTGGGTTACGACTACACCTACCTCTACCCCGGGCTGCAGAAAGTCGTGCAGGCCGCGGGCCGGGTCATTCGCACGCAGAGCGACGAAGGCGTCGTGCACCTGATCGACGACCGTTTCGGCCGGGCGCAGATACGCCGTCTGCTGCCGGGCTGGTGGCAGTTTTCGCCCACAGCCGGTAACTGACGCCACGCAAGGTAGCGCTGTTCGGGTTGCGTGGTACACGGAGGCTCGCTATAGTCCTGCGCCGCCGATTCCCCATCGGCGCACTGCTAGGCAGTCTCCGCCCGGATGGCGAAATTGGTATACGCAAGAGACTTAAAAGTGCGCCTGTAGATGGCGACGGAACGACGACGTAGGCATACGTCCTCACTGGGAACAAAGTGAGTAAACCAACACCTTACCGGAGGGGGAAACCCCGTAAGGGACTGTAGCATGGTGTTAAAAGTCTCAAAGGGGATAGTATCCGCTTCCCCGGAGAGGCAGGTAAAACGGATATGGTAAGAGCTGTATTGCCCGAATCCTAGTCAGAGAGCGATTTACTCGTATCGGTGGGGAAAGGATGCTGTAACCCCACTCCTTGGAGACAGAAGGTAAGATTTTAAGGCCTTCCGTAGTTCCCCTTCCAAGGCTCAACCCCAGCGCGGGGCTAAATGACGAAAGGGATACCTAAGTCCGGTGCAACGTTCTGTCGTTAACGCAGGGATGGCCTAAGTTGCGTAAGCGATATGGTCACGGAGTAACCGTAGTAGAGTG
This DNA window, taken from Pseudomonas sp. FeN3W, encodes the following:
- a CDS encoding ATP-dependent DNA helicase, producing the protein MSYRVAVRALCEFTAKVGDLDLRFTPSPTALEGIAGHAQVTARRGEGYEREVALEGRYGELMVRGRADGYDPARNRLEEIKTFRGDLERQPANHRQLHWAQAKIYGWLLCQTRQLDELELALVYFDVASHKETLIIEHHGAQSLRLFFETQCQAFIDWAEQELAHRDARNRALTALRFPHAGFRSGQRQLAEAVYKAACTGTTLMAQAPTGIGKTLGTLFPQLKAFPGQQLDKLFFLAAKTSGRRLALDALQTLQRNGAGELRVLELIARDKACEHPDKACHGESCPLAKGFYDRLPAARAAALQHGMLDQAALRGVALTHQVCPYYLSQELARWADAVVGDYNYYFDISALLYGLTLNNDWRISVLVDEAHNLLERARGMYSAALDQRAFAGLGSKAPAPLKRPLGRVQRCWNDLHREQLADYQVQPELPLKLLGALQQAVSAITDYLGEQPGGLDAELQRAYFDAMHFCRVAELFGEHSLFDISLLPVTGRSKARRSILCLRNVVPAPFLAPRLKQARSTVLFSATLNPRRFHADMLGLPTGSAWTEVESPFQANQLRVCLAEHVSTRYQHRQASLGAVVELVARQYRERPGNYLAFFSSFDYLQQVTALLREQYPDVPFWEQTRGMQEAARSAFLDRFTEYSKGIGFAVLGGAFAEGIDLPGNRLIGAFIATLGLPQVNPVNEQFKTRLDQLFGRGLGYDYTYLYPGLQKVVQAAGRVIRTQSDEGVVHLIDDRFGRAQIRRLLPGWWQFSPTAGN
- the hemN gene encoding oxygen-independent coproporphyrinogen III oxidase produces the protein MDQLPSFDRALVEKYDRPGPRYTSYPTAPQFHQAFAQDDYRAAAARSNQAQTPKPLSVYIHIPFCKSLCYYCACNKIITHKTERAVEYLEYLKREIAMQGELFDRSRKLTQLHLGGGTPTYFTSEQLADLMASLHQAFNMDDSDSHEFSLEVDPRTVTPEQIHGLRKLGFNRLSFGVQDFDEQVQIAVNRIQTEEQTRELVQAARDAQFKSISVDLIYGLPLQTVASFNTTLDKIIDIRPDRIAAYSYAHLPELVRAQKLIRPEDMPPPERKLELLELTIQRLTAAGYIYIGMDHFSLPDDELALARANGTLQRNFQGYSTHADCDLIGLGISSIGKVADSYSQNVKELSQYYARLNEGMLPVQRGYKLSDDDCLRRDVIVSLMCHSRVDYHQIEQKHGIDFREYFADSLAKLAEPVADGLVELHDDALILLPQGQLMMRNVAMAFDAYLGGEQRGRFSRTV
- a CDS encoding VRR-NUC domain-containing protein — its product is MRQALENPFYYLENFRQVLAWVSRHHSDLLDETELAFIERFALLPQPSQALLVRMVMRKGMLFRASKLRYPEIGCSRRAVEPLIDQGWVDASSALTLEQLFALLTKGELLQVFGASASASLRKAELLDNLRAGHQMAKPFQAWCSQIEDAVFALCIDDLCERLRLLFFGNIHQDWSEFVLADLGIYRYEQVVFSPSSRAFNCRTELDAYLHLHRCRERFDSGEPLSDVLADVPDAPYTNAWLESRRGKLLLRIGQQFERIGDLTEALRLHASNSYPGARERAIRVLERCGQPAAALKLLHQAQAAPQSEHELQQLQRIKPRLQRSLGIPTDRLGSRKPEQLDLILPRAGVSVEHAVREHLSRPDAPVYYVENALVGSLFGLLCWDAIFAPLPGAFFHPFHWAPADLNRADFHQRRADLFAACLACLDTDDYRDCIWRTFQAKLGIHNAFVAWGLLDEELLAYALACIPATHLKLMFQRILADVCGNRTGLPDLIQLWPEERRYRMIEVKGPGDRLQDNQKRWIDYAHQHGLPIAVCHVQWAEVMA